One region of Carya illinoinensis cultivar Pawnee chromosome 8, C.illinoinensisPawnee_v1, whole genome shotgun sequence genomic DNA includes:
- the LOC122319141 gene encoding pentatricopeptide repeat-containing protein At4g21065-like, with protein sequence MNNVYRLHARLLKTGLHDDPLCHRRLFLFCVASAPQSLAYARSLFPHISSPDTFTYNTLIRAHAHFSPSHALSFFSQMRQAGVSPDGFTFPFVLKACAWFQVGQGLHSLVVKLGFDSDIYVQNSLISFYGSCGSVELASKLFQEMLHRDLVSWSSMIACFANNGFGFEALELFRQMQVLEDIIPDEVTMLSVISAVSSLGALELGQWVYTFIRRSGLELSVSMGTALIDMYSRCGSVDESIRVFDEMRVRNLLTWTALITGLAVHGRSREALRVFHEMKKCGLRPDSVTITGVLVACSHGGLVEEGWRLFESIKNEYGMEPLLEHYGCMVDLLGRAGLVYKAYDFLERMPMKPNSVVWRTLLGACVNHNHLKLTEKVKQRIVELDPYHDGDYVLLSNAYGGVGRWVEKEGVRNLMREKRISKTPGYSLINMDQVIHKFVSGDSSNPQSAEIKTFLTSIIKALRDEGYTTNTSNVLHDIEEEDKEHSLGYHSEKLAVAFALLRFKDSSTIRVMKNIRICHDCHSFMKHVSNQFNREIIIRDRNRFHHFIKGSCSCQDYW encoded by the coding sequence ATGAATAATGTGTACAGGCTGCACGCTCGGCTCCTAAAGACCGGTCTTCACGACGACCCTCTCTGTCACCGACGCCTCTTCCTATTTTGTGTCGCCTCTGCCCCTCAAAGCTTAGCCTATGCCCGCTCCCTCTTCCCCCACATATCCTCTCCAGACACCTTTACCTACAATACCCTTATTAGAGCCCATGCCCACTTCTCTCCTTCCCATGCCCTTTCGTTCTTCTCTCAGATGCGCCAGGCTGGCGTCTCGCCCGACGGCTTCACTTTCCCATTTGTTCTTAAGGCATGCGCTTGGTTCCAAGTTGGTCAGGGCCTTCACTCGCTCGTTGTTAAACTCGGTTTTGATTCTGACATTTATGTTCAGAACTCGTTAATAAGCTTCTACGGCTCCTGTGGGTCCGTTGAGCTTGCGTCAAAGCTGTTCCAAGAAATGCTCCATAGAGATTTGGTCTCTTGGTCGTCCATGATCGCTTGCTTTGCGAACAATGGCTTTGGGTTTGAGGCTTTGGAACTGTTTCGGCAAATGCAGGTCTTGGAGGATATAATACCCGACGAAGTTACTATGCTCAGCGTGATATCCGCAGTTTCAAGCTTAGGGGCGTTGGAATTGGGTCAGTGGGTTTATACTTTTATCCGCAGAAGTGGGCTGGAGCTTTCAGTTTCAATGGGTACCGCCCTCATTGATATGTATTCGAGATGTGGGTCCGTGGATGAATCCATTCGGGTGTTTGATGAAATGCGTGTTAGGAATCTGTTGACGTGGACAGCGTTGATTACCGGTCTTGCGGTGCATGGCCGCAGTAGAGAAGCTTTGAGAGTTTTCCACGAGATGAAGAAATGCGGCTTACGCCCGGATTCTGTTACTATCACTGGGGTTTTAGTTGCTTGTAGTCATGGTGGTCTTGTTGAAGAGGGTTGGCGACTTTttgaaagcattaaaaatgagtatggcatggaacCGCTGCTTGAGCATTATGGTTGCATGGTCGATCTCCTTGGCCGTGCAGGCTTGGTCTATAAAGCCTATGACTTTTTGGAAAGAATGCCAATGAAGCCAAACTCTGTCGTTTGGAGAACTCTACTTGGAGCATGTGTAAATCATAATCATCTTAAGTTGACAGAGAAAGTGAAGCAGAGGATCGTTGAGCTTGACCCTTATCACGATGGAGATTATGTGCTTCTATCAAATGCATATGGTGGAGTTGGCAGATGGGTTGAGAAGGAAGGTGTGAGGAATTTgatgagggaaaagagaatTAGCAAAACACCTGGCTATAGTTTAATTAACATGGACCAAGTGATTCACAAATTTGTTTCTGGGGATAGTTCTAATCCCCAATCGGCTGAGATCAAAACATTCTTAACATCCATAATAAAAGCTTTAAGAGATGAAGGTTACACAACCAATACATCTAATGTATTACATGACATTGAAGAAGAGGACAAGGAGCATAGTCTTGGTTATCATAGTGAGAAGCTAGCCGTTGCTTTTGCACTGCTTAGATTCAAGGATAGCAGCACCATAAGGGTCATGAAGAATATTCGAATCTGTCATGATTGTCATAGTTTCATGAAGCATGTTTCGAATCAATTCAATCGAGAAATCATCATCCGGGATCGTAACCGGTTCCATCATTTTATTAAGGGATCATGTTCTTGCCAAGATTACTGGTGA
- the LOC122319143 gene encoding uncharacterized protein LOC122319143 isoform X1, which translates to MDFVFGGCVQQAQQAYPSRCMELRWVSSRRKRIIDKEKRALLPKKPLIPPALVPIYVSTIPSHVNPEELKDLYSASNHSCHRFPSYVDSEGAVRVEPVDIHKLSVALSHSSVVVSVFCKPTDVLCATETWSSSSASSSAPLEDLIKPRKTLGLGDLFQKLLPVTPSNGQLVGFGRAVSDFGLTASIYDIMVIPSLRGMGIGRIIVKRIVRMLASSDINDISAVCSENERLFFKACGFGDDILGSTTMIYSRNASTHHQGNQIVIRAGRKLLLAPPHREAP; encoded by the exons aTGGATTTTGTGTTTGGAGGTTGCGTGCAACAAGCACAACAAGCTTATCCGTCCAGGTGCATGGAACTAAGATGGGTTAGCAGCAGAAGGAAAAGAATAATTGACAAGGAAAAGAGAGCACTGCTGCCAAAGAAACCATTAATACCACCGGCATTAGTCCCAATATATGTATCCACAATCCCGTCGCACGTAAATCCTGAGGAGCTGAAAGACCTCTATAGTGCCTCCAATCACTCCTGCCACCGATTCCCCAGCTATGTGGACTCTGAGGGCGCAGTCAGAGTTGAACCGGTGGACATTCACAAGCTCAGCGTAGCTCTCTCCCACAGCTCTGTTGTCGTCTCTGTCTTCTGCAAACCAACTGATGTTTTATGTGCTACTGAAACGTGGTCCTCGTCGTCAGCTTCTTCTTCTGCTCCTCTAGAAGACTTGATAAAACCAAGAAAGACATTGGGTCTGGGAGATTTGTTCCAAAAACTGCTGCCGGTAACACCATCCAATGGTCAGCTGGTGGGCTTTGGCCGTGCTGTTTCTGATTTTGGATTGACTGCTTCCATTTATGATATCATG GTTATCCCTTCATTACGGGGAATGGGAATCGGCAGGATTATTGTTAAAAGAATTGTAAG AATGCTTGCAAGCAGTGACATTAATGACATATCAGCAGTTTGCTCAGAGAATGAGAG ATTGTTTTTCAAAGCATGCGGATTTGGAGATGACATTTTGGGATCCACCACAATGATATATTCGAGGAATGCTTCCACTCATCACCAAGGCAATCAAATAGTTATACGTGCAGGTCGAAAGCTCTTGTTAGCTCCTCCACATAGAGAAGCCCCTTAA
- the LOC122319143 gene encoding uncharacterized N-acetyltransferase ycf52-like isoform X2, with product MDFVFGGCVQQAQQAYPSRCMELRWVSSRRKRIIDKEKRALLPKKPLIPPALVPIYVSTIPSHVNPEELKDLYSASNHSCHRFPSYVDSEGAVRVEPVDIHKLSVALSHSSVVVSVFCKPTDVLCATETWSSSSASSSAPLEDLIKPRKTLGLGDLFQKLLPVTPSNGQLVGFGRAVSDFGLTASIYDIMVIPSLRGMGIGRIIVKRIVRMLASSDINDISAVCSENERIGFIH from the exons aTGGATTTTGTGTTTGGAGGTTGCGTGCAACAAGCACAACAAGCTTATCCGTCCAGGTGCATGGAACTAAGATGGGTTAGCAGCAGAAGGAAAAGAATAATTGACAAGGAAAAGAGAGCACTGCTGCCAAAGAAACCATTAATACCACCGGCATTAGTCCCAATATATGTATCCACAATCCCGTCGCACGTAAATCCTGAGGAGCTGAAAGACCTCTATAGTGCCTCCAATCACTCCTGCCACCGATTCCCCAGCTATGTGGACTCTGAGGGCGCAGTCAGAGTTGAACCGGTGGACATTCACAAGCTCAGCGTAGCTCTCTCCCACAGCTCTGTTGTCGTCTCTGTCTTCTGCAAACCAACTGATGTTTTATGTGCTACTGAAACGTGGTCCTCGTCGTCAGCTTCTTCTTCTGCTCCTCTAGAAGACTTGATAAAACCAAGAAAGACATTGGGTCTGGGAGATTTGTTCCAAAAACTGCTGCCGGTAACACCATCCAATGGTCAGCTGGTGGGCTTTGGCCGTGCTGTTTCTGATTTTGGATTGACTGCTTCCATTTATGATATCATG GTTATCCCTTCATTACGGGGAATGGGAATCGGCAGGATTATTGTTAAAAGAATTGTAAG AATGCTTGCAAGCAGTGACATTAATGACATATCAGCAGTTTGCTCAGAGAATGAGAG GATTGGTTTCATTCACTAA
- the LOC122318441 gene encoding pyrophosphate-energized vacuolar membrane proton pump 1-like — protein MGVLSEGLTQVLIPVAALIGLGFALLQWYLVSKVRVSGHSGGHKSYKDSLIEGDFEEGVDSLEVSAKCAEIQNAISVGATSFLFTEYRYLGIFTGVFGVIIFLFLGSVKGFSTKSEPCTYNTGNICKPALANALFSTIAFLLGALTSVLSGFLGMKIATYANARTTLQARYGVGKAFITAFRSGAVMGFLLAANGLLVLWVTINLFKLYYGDDWEGLYESITGYGLGGSSMALFGRVGGGIYTKAADVGADLVGKVEKNIPEDDPRNPAVIADNVGDNVGDIAGMGSDLFGSYAESSCAALFVASISSFGVSHDYTAMSYPLIISSMGIVVCLLTTLFATDIFEVKNVSEIEPSLKRQLLISTVLMTAGIATVNFFALPSEFTLFNFGTDKVVKNWHLFFCVAIGLWAGLAIGYTTEYYTSNAYSPVRDVADSCRTGAATNVIFGLALGYKSVIIPIFSIAIAIYVSFSLAAMYGVSVAALGMLSTIATGLAIDAYGPISDNAGGIAEMAGMSHEIRERTDALDAAGNTTAAIGKGFAIGSAALVSLALFGAFVSRAGIKTVDVLTPKVFIGLIVGAMLPYWFSAMTMKSVGSAALKMVEEVRRQFNTIPGLMEGTAKPDYATCVKISTDASLREMIPPGALVMLTPLIAGTFFGVETLAGVLAGSLVSGVQVAISASNTGGAWDNAKKYIEAGVNEHAKALGPKGSDAHKAAVIGDTIGDPLKDTSGPSLNILIKLMAVESLVFAPFFATHGGIIFKWL, from the exons ATGGGTGTGCTGAGCGAGGGCCTTACACAGGTTCTGATACCTGTGGCTGCCTTGATCGGGCTTGGGTTTGCTTTGCTTCAGTGGTACTTGGTCTCAAAGGTCAGGGTCTCTGGTCACTCTGGTGGTCATAAAAGCTATAAGGACAGCCTGATTGAAGGAGATTTTGAGGAGGGTGTTGACAGTCTTGAGGTTTCCGCTAAATGTGCTGAAATTCAGAATGCCATATCTGTTg GGGCGACCTCATTCCTGTTTACAGAGTATAGATATCTTGGTATCTTCACGGGAGTATTCGGTGTCATCATTTTCCTCTTCCTTGGTTCAGTTAAGGGTTTCAGCACCAAAAGTGAGCCTTGCACTTACAACACGGGGAATATTTGTAAACCAGCTTTGGCTAATGCCCTCTTTAGCACCATTGCATTCTTGCTTGGGGCTCTTACCTCCGTTCTTTCTGGTTTCCTTGGGATGAAGATTGCTACCTATGCCAATGCTAGAACCACTCTACAAGCAAGGTATGGTGTTGGTAAGGCATTCATTACAGCTTTTCGATCTGGTGCTGTGATGGGTTTTCTTCTTGCTGCCAATGGCCTTTTGGTGCTGTGGGTCACGATCAATCTATTCAAGTTGTATTATGGGGATGACTGGGAGGGACTTTATGAATCTATCACTGGTTATGGACTTGGAGGTTCTTCAATGGCACTTTTCGGAAGAGTTGGTGGAGGTATATATACAAAAGCAGCTGATGTTGGTGCTGACCTTGTTGGAAAAGTTGAGAAGAATATCCCTGAAGATGATCCACGTAACCCAGct GTTATTGCGGACAATGTGGGTGACAATGTCGGAGACATTGCTGGAATGGGTTCTGACCTGTTCGGATCTTATGCCGAATCATCTTGTGCAGCACTCTTTGTTGCTTCAATATCATCATTCGGTGTCAGTCATGACTACACGGCCATGTCTTACCCTCTGATTATAAGCTCAATGGGGATTGTGGTTTGCTTACTGACAACACTTTTTGCAACTGATATATTTGAGGTTAAGAATGTGAGTGAGATTGAACCATCCTTGAAGAGGCAACTTCTTATCTCAACTGTCTTGATGACCGCTGGTATTGCCACGGTCAACTTCTTTGCTTTGCCATCAGAATTTACTCTTTTTAATTTTGGGACTGACAAGGTTGTAAAGAACTG GCACCTTTTCTTCTGTGTTGCCATTGGCTTGTGGGCTGGACTTGCCATTGGGTACACTACAGAATATTATACTAGCAATGCCTACAG TCCAGTGCGGGATGTGGCAGATTCTTGCAGGACAGGTGCTGCtacaaatgtgatttttggattGGCTCTTGGATACAAATCTGTCATCATTCCCATCTTCTCAATTGCCATTGCCATTTATGTGAGCTTTAGCTTGGCTGCAATGTATGGAGTTTCTGTGGCTGCTTTAGGAATGCTCAGCACTATCGCCACTGGTCTAGCAATTGATGCTTACGGCCCCATAAGTGACAATGCTGGTGGAATTGCAGAAATGGCGGGCATGAGCCATGAGATACGTGAAAGAACAGATGCTTTAGATGCTGCTGGCAATACTACTGCCGCAATTGGCAAG GGTTTTGCAATTGGATCGGCTGCTCTTGTTTCCCTAGCTTTGTTTGGTGCCTTCGTGAGCAGGGCAGGCATTAAGACCGTGGACGTGTTAACTCCAAAAGTCTTCATTGGGTTGATTGTGGGAGCCATGCTCCCATACTGGTTTTCAGCCATGACAATGAAGAGTGTGGGAAGTGCAGCTCTTAAAATGGTTGAAGAGGTCCGCCGGCAGTTCAATACTATTCCTGGCCTCATGGAAGGAACAGCAAAACCAGACTACGCAACTTGTGTCAAGATCTCAACTGATGCTTCACTAAGGGAAATGATCCCACCTGGCGCTTTGGTGATGCTCACGCCACTAATTGCTGGCACCTTCTTTGGAGTGGAGACTCTTGCTGGGGTTCTTGCCGGTTCTCTTGTTTCTGGTGTGCAG gTTGCCATCTCAGCTTCCAACACAGGCGGTGCATGGGATAATGCAAAGAAATACATAGAG GCCGGTGTTAATGAACATGCTAAAGCACTTGGTCCTAAGGGTTCAGACGCTCATAAGGCAGCCGTCATAGGCGACACGATTGGAGATCCTCTCAAGGACACCTCTGGTCCTTCACTCAACATCCTTATCAAGCTCATGGCAGTCGAATCCTTGGTGTTTGCTCCTTTCTTTGCCACTCATGGTGGCATAATCTTCAAATGGCTTTAA